The Euzebyales bacterium genome segment TGACGTCGGGCGACATCGTGGCGTTCGTCGACACCGACATCCGCAACCCCGACCCGAGGTTCGTGTGGGGCATCGTCGCTCCCCTGCTGCTCGACGCCCGCATCAACCTCGTCAAGGCGTTCTACGATCGACCGATCGAGGCGGGTGGATCACTGCAGACCAGCGGCGGCGGCCGGGTCACCGAGCTGATGGCGCGGCCGCTGCTCAACCTGTTCTGGCCGGCGCTCGCCGGCCTCGTGCAACCCCTGTCGGGTGAGTATGCCGGTCGTCGGGCGGTGCTCGAGCAGGTCCCCTTCTTCACTGGCTACGGCGTCGAGATCGGCCTGCTGATCGACATCCTGGCGCTGCGCGGCGCCGACGCCATCGCGCAGGTCGACGTCGGACGGCGGGTGCACCGCAACCAGGAGCTGCACGACCTGTCCAGGATGGCCTACGCGATCGCGACCGTCGCGCTTGGCCGGCTCGCCGCCGAGCAACGGGCGACCTTCGCCCAGGCGTTCGACCCCCGGTACGTGCAGTTCGGCCGCGACTCCGAGGGCCGGATCACGTTGGAGCCGGCAGACGTCGCCGACGTCGAGCGTCCACCCATGGCCTCGCTCCCCCGCTGATCCCTGCAGTACCAGAGCCTGCGGCGGCGACGCGCGCAGGCGCTCGGGGTGCCCGAGCCCCAGGCGAGGGCGGGGTCCCTGCTGGAGCCGGAGCGCGTCGTCGCCGCAGCGCCTCAGCGCTGGCGCATCCAGGCGACGCCGTACGGCTCGAGCCCGAACGACACGCGGCCGTGCGCGTCGACCGAGGCAGTGCGTCGGGGATCGATGAGATCGACCAGCGTCCCGCGCACGGTCACGCCGTCGGACGCCGAGGCCTCGAACGTCTGCGG includes the following:
- a CDS encoding glucosyl-3-phosphoglycerate synthase codes for the protein MSSSAALADWFARRTFAATELDLDALVAAKRDRDTTVSLVLPARNEAATITDVVASGVALQGRLVDEVVVLDGASTDGTAELAASAGAVVHQDADIVPDVGPTLGKGDALWRSLRVTSGDIVAFVDTDIRNPDPRFVWGIVAPLLLDARINLVKAFYDRPIEAGGSLQTSGGGRVTELMARPLLNLFWPALAGLVQPLSGEYAGRRAVLEQVPFFTGYGVEIGLLIDILALRGADAIAQVDVGRRVHRNQELHDLSRMAYAIATVALGRLAAEQRATFAQAFDPRYVQFGRDSEGRITLEPADVADVERPPMASLPR